One window from the genome of Spiractinospora alimapuensis encodes:
- the hisG gene encoding ATP phosphoribosyltransferase — protein MPETLRIAVPNKGQLAEPAIAMFTEAGYRQRKDPRDLVLVDPENDAEFFFLRPRDIAVYVGEGIIEVGITGRDMLLDSGAPVEEVMALGFGDSTFRFAAPDGGRMDTKDLNGLRIATSYDGLLRAYLSEQGIDARVIKLDGAVESSIQLGVADVIADVVSTGTTLRNAGLETFGDPILRSEAIVIRRQGADDDNRQAAQLLRRLRGVLVARDYVMVDYDVRAEFLDDAISFTPGMEGPTVSPLHREGWVAVRAMVPRGDAQRIMDELWEIGARAILVTDIYACRL, from the coding sequence ATGCCTGAGACGCTGCGTATCGCTGTGCCCAACAAGGGCCAACTCGCCGAGCCCGCCATCGCCATGTTCACCGAGGCGGGATACCGCCAGCGCAAGGATCCCCGCGACCTCGTGCTGGTCGACCCGGAGAACGACGCCGAGTTCTTCTTCCTGCGCCCCCGCGACATCGCCGTCTACGTCGGCGAGGGCATCATCGAGGTCGGGATCACCGGCCGGGACATGCTCCTGGACTCGGGGGCACCGGTGGAGGAGGTCATGGCCCTCGGGTTCGGTGACTCCACGTTCCGCTTCGCCGCCCCGGACGGCGGGCGGATGGACACCAAGGACCTGAACGGGCTGCGCATCGCGACCTCCTACGACGGACTGCTCCGTGCCTACCTCAGCGAGCAGGGCATCGACGCGCGGGTCATCAAGCTCGACGGAGCGGTGGAGAGCTCCATCCAACTCGGTGTCGCCGATGTCATCGCGGACGTCGTCTCGACCGGCACCACGCTGCGCAACGCGGGGCTGGAGACGTTCGGCGACCCGATCCTGCGGTCGGAGGCCATCGTCATCCGACGCCAGGGAGCCGACGACGACAACCGTCAGGCGGCGCAGCTCCTCCGACGCCTCCGGGGCGTCCTCGTGGCCCGTGACTACGTCATGGTGGACTACGACGTGCGCGCCGAGTTCCTCGACGACGCGATCTCCTTCACCCCCGGAATGGAGGGCCCGACGGTCTCTCCGCTGCACCGGGAGGGGTGGGTCGCGGTTCGGGCGATGGTTCCGCGCGGCGACGCCCAACGCATCATGGACGAGCTGTGGGAGATTGGAGCCAGGGCGATCCTCGTCACGGATATCTACGCCTGCCGATTGTGA
- a CDS encoding phosphoribosyl-ATP diphosphatase: protein MKTFEELFAQLAEKAETRPAGSGTVAALDAGVHAIGKKVVEEAAEVWMAAEHESADRAAEEISQLLYHLQVLMLARDLTLDDVYAHL, encoded by the coding sequence ATGAAGACCTTCGAAGAACTGTTCGCCCAGCTCGCGGAGAAGGCGGAGACCCGCCCCGCCGGGTCTGGCACTGTCGCGGCCCTGGACGCCGGGGTACACGCGATCGGTAAGAAGGTGGTCGAGGAGGCGGCCGAGGTGTGGATGGCGGCGGAGCACGAGTCCGCCGACCGTGCCGCCGAGGAGATTTCCCAACTGCTCTACCATCTCCAGGTCCTGATGTTGGCTCGGGACTTGACCCTGGACGACGTCTACGCGCATCTGTAG